The following coding sequences lie in one Nycticebus coucang isolate mNycCou1 chromosome 18, mNycCou1.pri, whole genome shotgun sequence genomic window:
- the CD79B gene encoding B-cell antigen receptor complex-associated protein beta chain: MTMASLVLSPVPSNWLVVLLLLLSAQMMLMAKTQDLNENLQGSACSPIGQNPRFMARKRGYTAKMSCYTDGTSSAVSWLRKQETDLEPQQLKDTDRIVQSRNGSVFTLTIQAIQFEDNGIYFCQQNCTRASQEGDLVYQGCGTELRVMGFSTLAQMKRRNTLKDGIIMIQTLLIILFIVVPIFLLLDKDEGKAGMDEDHTYEGLNVDQTATYEDIVTLRTGEVKWSVGEHPGQE, from the exons ATGACCATGGCCAGCCTGGTGTTGTCTCCTGTGCCCAGCAACTGGCTGGTGgtattgctgctgctgctctcaG CCCAGATGATGCTGATGGCCAAAACACAGGACCTGAACGAGAATCTCCAAG GAAGTGCTTGTTCCCCGATTGGGCAGAACCCACGTTTCATGGCCAGGAAACGGGGCTACACAGCAAAGATGAGCTGCTACACAGATGGCACCTCCAGCGCCGTGAGTTGGCTGCGGAAGCAGGAGACCGACCTGGAGCCCCAGCAGCTGAAGGATACAGACCGCATTGTACAGTCCCGGAACGGCTCCGTCTTCACCCTCACCATCCAGGCCATCCAGTTTGAGGACAACGGCATCTACTTCTGCCAACAGAACTGCACCAGGGCCTCGCAGGAGGGAGACCTGGTCTACCAGGGCTGTGGCACTGAGCTGCGAGTCATGG GGTTCAGCACCTTGGCACAGATGAAGCGGCGGAACACACTGAAGGACGGAATCATCATGATCCAGACCCTGCTCATCATCCTCTTCATCGTCGTGCCCATCTTCCTGCTGCTGGACAAG GATGAGGGCAAGGCTGGGATGGATGAAGATCACACCTATGAG GGCTTGAACGTCGACCAGACAGCCACCTACGAGGACATAGTGACTCTTCGGACAGGGGAGGTGAAGTGGTCTGTGGGTGAACACCCAGGCCAGGAGTGA
- the LOC128570255 gene encoding somatotropin, translating to MATGSHTATLLLAVALLGLPWPQEAGAFPAMPLSSLFANAVLRAQHLHQLAADTYKEFERAYIPEGQRYSIQNAQAAFCFSETIPAPTGKDEAQQRSDMELLRFSLLLIQSWLGPVQLLSRVFTNSLVLGTSDRVYEKLKDLEEGIQALMRELEDGSPRVGQILKQTYDKFDTNLRSDDALLKNYGLLSCFKKDLHKAETYLRVMKCRRFVESSCAF from the exons ATGGCCACAG GCTCTCACACCGCCACCCTGCTCCTGGCTGTAGCCCTGCTCGGCCTGCCCTGGCCTCAGGAGGCTGGTGCCTTTCCGGCCATGCCTTTGTCCAGCCTGTTTGCCAACGCTGTGCTCCGAGCCCAGCACCTGCACCAGCTGGCTGCTGATACTTACAAGGAGTTT GAGCGTGCCTACATCCCGGAGGGACAGCGATATTCCATCCAGAACGCCCAGGCTGCCTTCTGCTTCTCAGAGACCATCCCGGCCCCCACGGGCAAGGACGAGGCCCAGCAGAGATCC GACATGGAGCTGCTCCGCTTCTCGCTGCTGCTCATCCAGTCGTGGCTCGGGCCTGTGCAGCTGCTCAGCAGGGTCTTCACCAACAGCCTGGTACTCGGAACCTCGGACCGAGTCTATGAGAAACTGAAGGACCTGGAGGAAGGCATCCAAGCCCTGATGCGG GAGCTGGAAGATGGCAGCCCCCGGGTGGGACAGATCCTCAAGCAAACCTACGACAAGTTTGACACCAACCTGCGCAGTGACGACGCACTGCTTAAGAACTATGGGCTGCTCTCTTGCTTCAAGAAGGACCTGCACAAGGCTGAGACGTACCTGCGGGTCATGAAGTGTCGCCGCTTTGTGGAAAGCAGCTGTGCCTTCTAG